The genomic DNA ATTTTTTCAGGATGGAGAAGTTCGGCAAGGGGTTCGAGGCGAGGATCGTCCAGGATAATCGATCCCTCATGGGGGTCGACCGTGCAGAACGGATAGGGTTCCGCGGGAACGTTAGCATGAGCAAGGGCGTTAAAAAGAGTTGATTTTCCAGCATTGGGAAGACCGACAAGACCACAGCGGGGACTCACCCTTCCGCCTCCCCGGACTCTGCGTTTCGAGGGGATTTTCGAATCCCCCACCGGTCATGAAACCAGAGCCAGGTATGGGGCCTGTTTTTGATCATTTCCGAGATAATTTCGTTATAGCGAACCGTCAAAGATTCGGCGTCATCTCCCTCTTCCACGGGAACAGGAGAATGAATCTCGGTTTTGTATCCCTTCCCCTCCGGGTAGGAAATCAGGGGCAGTACGGGAGCTCCTGTCTTTAATACGATCTGGGCCAGAGAAGCGGTCGTTGGAGCCGGATGTCCGAGAAAGGGAGCGGACACCCCCAGCTCCGGAGAAACATACTGGTCGATGAGGATATCGATGACGCGGTTTTCACCGAGGGCAGTTAACATTCCTCGGATGGCACCCTTTTTGGGGATCAGACGATTTCCGAACCGGGTGCGCATGTCTCTCAGTTCCCGATCCAGATAGGGGTTATCCAGAGGACGATAGACCATTTCCTGATTCACCCCCCGGAGAGCCATGGCCTGCGCCGCCATCTCCCAGTTTCCCAGATGCCCGGAAAGGACAAAGGCACCCTTTCCCATTTTTAGAGATTCCTCCAGATGGTCCAGTCCTTCGATGGGAAGAAGTGTCATCAGACGTTCCCGCGACATTCTGGAGAGTTTGATAAGATCGAAGAGAATTCTCCCAAAATGGCGGGCGCATCGC from Thermoanaerobaculia bacterium includes the following:
- a CDS encoding lysophospholipid acyltransferase family protein, giving the protein MSKSQSRAKLEYALYRVITGLVCLVPLRILQWGGSMVGVLFFLVHKRRRIVLGNLSLIYPDQSPRWRSRLGMRCARHFGRILFDLIKLSRMSRERLMTLLPIEGLDHLEESLKMGKGAFVLSGHLGNWEMAAQAMALRGVNQEMVYRPLDNPYLDRELRDMRTRFGNRLIPKKGAIRGMLTALGENRVIDILIDQYVSPELGVSAPFLGHPAPTTASLAQIVLKTGAPVLPLISYPEGKGYKTEIHSPVPVEEGDDAESLTVRYNEIISEMIKNRPHTWLWFHDRWGIRKSPRNAESGEAEG